A window from Bacillus alveayuensis encodes these proteins:
- a CDS encoding putative ABC transport system permease protein (product_source=KO:K02004; cog=COG0577; ko=KO:K02004; pfam=PF02687,PF12704; superfamily=50182; transmembrane_helix_parts=Inside_1_20,TMhelix_21_43,Outside_44_274,TMhelix_275_297,Inside_298_317,TMhelix_318_349,Outside_350_358,TMhelix_359_381,Inside_382_398) has product MNILDNINMALSSFSTHKLRSFLTIIGIIIGVGSVIIVVAIGQGGEAALKTQFAGSGNNTLEITYSPGEGALYALEGMDNQPLFTEEDIYHLKQIPEISQVIPSTTHTAKIYFFKESIDSQIIGITKAYYDVHSITAKEGRLINLPDIEQGKKVAIINEDVAKELFLSVNPIGQIIEIEGIPLKVIGVVEESDGAMNLAMPKVMIPLTTWPILFGTDEVKSITIKAKSVDTLGVAGKKAVDVLNSIKDVEGEYQVFNMKEIEQGISIITRVMTMIIGGIASISLLVGGIGVMNIMLVSVTERTKEIGIRKALGATRANILLQFLIESVILTLIGGVIGIILGVIFANLISYIAKWPSLISLPVILGGLFFSMAIGIIFGLLPANKAAKLDPIDALRYE; this is encoded by the coding sequence TTGAATATCTTGGATAACATTAACATGGCCTTGTCATCTTTTTCTACACATAAACTTCGTTCTTTTTTAACTATTATTGGAATCATCATCGGAGTTGGATCTGTTATTATTGTTGTAGCTATTGGCCAAGGAGGAGAAGCAGCACTAAAAACTCAATTTGCTGGATCTGGTAATAACACATTAGAAATTACCTATAGTCCTGGTGAAGGAGCTTTATATGCATTAGAGGGAATGGATAATCAACCCTTGTTTACAGAAGAGGATATCTATCATTTAAAACAGATACCTGAGATTTCACAAGTAATTCCATCAACGACACACACAGCCAAAATTTATTTCTTTAAGGAGAGCATTGATAGTCAGATTATCGGTATAACAAAAGCTTATTACGATGTTCATTCTATAACTGCTAAAGAAGGGAGATTAATCAATCTACCAGATATAGAACAAGGTAAGAAAGTAGCTATTATCAATGAAGATGTAGCAAAGGAACTTTTTTTATCGGTAAATCCGATTGGACAAATTATTGAAATAGAGGGTATCCCTTTAAAAGTGATAGGGGTGGTAGAGGAATCAGATGGTGCTATGAACCTAGCGATGCCAAAAGTAATGATTCCCCTTACTACGTGGCCGATTTTATTTGGGACGGATGAGGTTAAATCTATAACGATTAAGGCAAAAAGTGTGGATACATTAGGGGTTGCAGGAAAAAAAGCAGTCGATGTTTTAAATAGTATTAAAGATGTGGAAGGAGAGTATCAGGTATTTAACATGAAGGAAATTGAACAGGGAATTTCCATTATTACTAGAGTTATGACGATGATTATTGGTGGAATTGCTAGCATTTCTTTATTAGTAGGCGGAATAGGTGTGATGAATATCATGCTAGTTTCAGTAACAGAACGAACAAAAGAAATTGGGATTAGAAAAGCTTTGGGAGCAACGAGAGCTAATATTCTCTTACAGTTTCTTATTGAATCTGTTATTTTGACATTAATTGGAGGGGTTATCGGTATTATTTTAGGAGTTATATTTGCAAACTTAATTTCTTATATAGCAAAATGGCCATCATTAATTTCTTTACCTGTTATTCTAGGAGGATTATTTTTCTCTATGGCCATAGGTATTATTTTTGGCTTGTTACCAGCAAATAAAGCAGCAAAATTAGATCCAATTGATGCATTACGTTACGAATAA
- a CDS encoding putative ABC transport system ATP-binding protein (product_source=KO:K02003; cath_funfam=3.40.50.300; cog=COG1136; ko=KO:K02003; pfam=PF00005; smart=SM00382; superfamily=52540) yields MIQLNSVYKSLKNGQEQLRILEDINLTIEKGEFVSIMGPSGSGKSTLMNILGLLDKPSLGQYILDGEDTSQLNQTIQSQLRNNLIGFVFQQFHLFPRLTAIKNVELPLIYSNLPKKERIVRATIALKKVGLSERMDYLPNQLSGGQKQRVAIARALVNKPKIILADEPTGALDTKTGAQIMDLFLELNKEGVTVIVITHEKDVAAYANRVINIRDGRIIQDRRI; encoded by the coding sequence ATGATACAACTAAATAGTGTATACAAGTCGTTAAAAAATGGTCAGGAACAATTAAGGATTCTTGAAGATATAAATTTAACAATTGAAAAAGGTGAATTTGTTTCAATTATGGGTCCATCGGGATCTGGAAAGTCTACTTTAATGAATATATTAGGCTTATTAGATAAACCAAGTTTAGGTCAATATATCCTTGATGGAGAAGATACATCTCAATTGAATCAAACTATACAATCTCAACTTAGAAATAATTTGATAGGGTTTGTATTTCAACAGTTCCATTTATTTCCTAGGTTAACCGCTATAAAGAATGTAGAACTTCCTCTTATTTATTCGAATTTACCTAAAAAAGAAAGAATAGTAAGAGCTACAATAGCTCTTAAAAAAGTTGGTTTATCAGAACGAATGGATTATCTTCCGAATCAGTTATCAGGAGGACAAAAACAAAGAGTAGCTATAGCACGTGCGTTGGTAAATAAACCCAAAATAATATTAGCAGATGAACCAACTGGAGCACTTGATACAAAAACAGGTGCACAAATTATGGATTTATTTTTAGAACTTAATAAAGAAGGTGTCACAGTAATAGTTATTACTCATGAAAAAGATGTTGCTGCTTATGCCAACAGGGTGATAAACATTAGAGACGGACGAATTATTCAAGACAGGAGGATTTAA
- a CDS encoding HlyD family secretion protein (product_source=KO:K02005; cath_funfam=2.40.50.100; cog=COG0845; ko=KO:K02005; pfam=PF16576; superfamily=51230; tigrfam=TIGR01730; transmembrane_helix_parts=Inside_1_4,TMhelix_5_27,Outside_28_374), with protein MRQKWIWISSGIVLFIVVSAASINLLFDNRKEVMEVKTAKVEFRQLNKTILASGQVFPSQDEKIYLDTSMGKVVDLNVKEGQKVNEGNVLFRYKNNDLDIQIKQYEFQKKRILIDLEQQNKKIKRLEKEIKEGKENDLPEEAIKQLTREKEDIEYQNRLSNLDYSEILNQIESTQEKKNQLVVKSPITGVVKDINEDSSVANQSPFMYIISTDPYIIKGTITEYDVNFLKVGQPVTIRPKAFPNKTYQGQIKSIETVPIEGANNNESVASYIFSASIENVPSELQIGFHVSVEIEIEKEKTLVVPSESVKTVDDKSYIFIENKGIAKMREVVTGETHSQWIEIVSGVKEGETIITNKLNQLSNNMEVKVNDTTK; from the coding sequence ATGAGACAAAAATGGATTTGGATTAGTAGTGGAATTGTTTTGTTTATTGTAGTTAGTGCAGCATCCATTAATTTATTATTTGATAATCGAAAAGAAGTAATGGAAGTTAAAACGGCTAAGGTTGAATTTAGACAACTTAATAAAACAATTCTAGCCTCTGGACAAGTATTTCCTTCACAAGATGAGAAGATTTACTTAGATACAAGTATGGGCAAAGTAGTTGATTTAAATGTTAAAGAAGGACAAAAAGTTAACGAAGGTAATGTATTATTTCGTTATAAGAATAATGACTTAGATATTCAAATCAAACAATATGAATTTCAAAAAAAGAGAATTCTAATAGATTTAGAGCAACAAAATAAGAAAATTAAACGCTTAGAAAAAGAAATTAAGGAAGGAAAAGAAAATGATTTGCCGGAAGAAGCCATTAAACAGTTAACAAGAGAGAAGGAAGATATAGAATATCAAAATAGACTAAGTAACTTAGACTATAGTGAAATTTTAAATCAAATTGAAAGTACACAAGAGAAAAAAAACCAATTGGTTGTTAAGAGTCCAATTACTGGTGTGGTAAAAGATATTAATGAAGATTCAAGTGTAGCAAATCAATCCCCCTTTATGTATATCATTTCTACGGATCCTTATATCATTAAAGGTACAATTACTGAGTATGATGTAAATTTTCTAAAAGTTGGACAACCTGTTACGATAAGACCCAAAGCATTTCCTAATAAGACGTATCAAGGCCAAATCAAAAGTATTGAAACCGTTCCAATAGAAGGAGCAAACAATAATGAAAGCGTGGCCTCTTATATATTTTCTGCATCAATAGAAAATGTTCCAAGTGAACTTCAAATTGGTTTTCATGTTTCCGTTGAGATTGAGATTGAAAAAGAAAAGACTCTTGTTGTTCCATCTGAAAGTGTGAAAACAGTAGATGATAAATCGTATATTTTCATCGAAAACAAGGGTATTGCAAAGATGAGAGAAGTGGTAACAGGTGAAACTCATAGTCAATGGATTGAAATTGTTAGTGGAGTTAAAGAAGGAGAAACTATTATTACAAATAAGTTGAATCAGTTATCAAATAACATGGAAGTGAAAGTGAATGATACAACTAAATAG
- a CDS encoding GNAT superfamily N-acetyltransferase (product_source=COG0454; cath_funfam=3.40.630.30; cog=COG0454; pfam=PF00583; superfamily=55729), with translation MNIVRKMKDEDIESVERIAKITWRDTNKGIMDEEFLEEFLKIGYSKQAIKSRAQDTIFFVAEYNQRVVGFVNIMPNYFGYNKSVLAAIYVEPIYQRKGIGTMLINTIIEQLPKNCKLFADLERKNKGGKKFFEKMGFTLFKKIDAKIGNYKFDRIRVVFEN, from the coding sequence ATGAATATTGTACGTAAGATGAAAGATGAGGACATAGAAAGTGTAGAAAGAATAGCTAAAATAACTTGGAGAGATACAAACAAAGGAATAATGGATGAAGAGTTTTTAGAGGAGTTTCTTAAGATTGGTTATTCAAAGCAGGCAATTAAATCGAGAGCACAAGATACAATCTTTTTTGTTGCGGAATATAACCAGAGAGTAGTTGGCTTCGTAAACATTATGCCTAATTACTTTGGGTATAATAAATCTGTTTTAGCTGCTATATACGTTGAACCTATCTATCAAAGAAAAGGAATTGGGACTATGTTAATAAATACTATTATCGAACAGCTACCTAAAAATTGTAAATTATTTGCTGATTTAGAACGAAAGAATAAAGGAGGAAAAAAGTTCTTTGAAAAGATGGGTTTTACTCTATTTAAAAAGATAGATGCTAAAATTGGGAATTATAAATTTGACAGAATTAGAGTGGTTTTTGAAAACTAA